The sequence below is a genomic window from Methanoculleus sp. 7T.
CACACCCCTCGTCTTCGGCGAGGAAGATCGACCGCTCGGCGACCAAGAGTTCTTCGCGGAGGCCCTCCGGTCCGAGGAGCATGACCACCTCGCGCACGTAGCGCTGGTCGCGCTTCGGGTAGGCGTCCTTTAGGTGGCTGTAGAGTATGCCGGGATAGGTCATGTCCCAGGGGATCTCCTGGGGGAACCGGAACTCGCATATCACTTCAGCGGCAGGCGGGTTTACGTATTTTCGTACCGTCGTCGTCATCTTCTTCTCCCTCACTTCGAGTGTAGAATAGAAGGAGACTACATTAAGGTGACCCCCAGAACCCCAGAAGATCGGCACGATGCTTTATCTGTCGGGGTTGCATATTCCGGCGCGATGAGCGAGACGTTCCGCCAGGTGGTCCACCTGCTCATGGGGCTCCTCAGCGCGGCGATCATCCTCCGTCTGGACGACCGTGGTGCCTTTATATTCCTGAGCGCCGCGCTCGCCGCCATGTTCCTCCTCTGCGACGCCTTCACCCGCGGCTACGACGTCCCGGTCCTCTCCGAGGTCTTGGATGAGGCCGAGCGCCGGGGGAAGGTGCCGCTCAAAGGCGGTATCGCCTACGCCGTCGGAGCGCTCTTCTGCCTCGCGGTCTTCGGGCGGGAGTATACCGCGGCCGGCCTCGTCACGCTCGGCGTGCTCGACAGCATCTCAACGCTCGCCGGACTGCGCTTTGCGCGGCATACCCTACGGGGCAAGAAATCCCTTGAGGGGACGCTGGCCGGAGCGGCCGCTGCCGCTCTCGCGCTCGTCATCCTTGTCCCCTGGTGGGCGGCCGCGGTTGTTGCGGGCGTCGCCGGCATCGTGGAGGCCTACTCCCCGCTCGACGACAACGTGGCCGTCCAGGTCGGTGCCTGTCTGACCCTGGCGGTCGTGGAGGCTATTGCGGCGGGGTTATGAGGGAGGGGACCTGAGAATAGCAAAGCGGTT
It includes:
- a CDS encoding diacylglycerol/polyprenol kinase family protein, producing the protein MSETFRQVVHLLMGLLSAAIILRLDDRGAFIFLSAALAAMFLLCDAFTRGYDVPVLSEVLDEAERRGKVPLKGGIAYAVGALFCLAVFGREYTAAGLVTLGVLDSISTLAGLRFARHTLRGKKSLEGTLAGAAAAALALVILVPWWAAAVVAGVAGIVEAYSPLDDNVAVQVGACLTLAVVEAIAAGL